One Candidatus Nitrososphaera evergladensis SR1 genomic window carries:
- a CDS encoding bifunctional DNA primase/polymerase, with the protein MSSNIAEEAARYVSMGINLVPLAARSKIPEAGIDLDKYFNELFPADRLQEMIAKGCNIAVICGKISLVIVIDIDGEPATQMWADTISKVPTLKEKLEAKDTQLVKTSGGYHIYLRFNLSEFEDGIGRIKLWKGTGAHEEIVIRGNGSYVVGAGSIHPDTGKVYERRGQTIPTITKAEYEQLLNAFNIASKSSTASRQQTAGVTKVSPLHIAALADCAKSIYSEGSRNDVGLRLIGDLRHKGFPEDAVKEFVIKLHGDDRDKIVKAVDATFRKDIAQINSRAELERELLANHDYKTVQRFFKQWDKLIKEALAASRKVQDWEDSEERIVALTEDVKSKFIVKATGQDRRLCIYNDGVYEEKDAEQAIERYLEEISPGINNHDVNEVLNKLRRREYVNEVEFDNNPYMINFRNVWYNWLEDKTYPHSPDLLSMHQLPYPYPEVKQVPKNFYRFMAGVRYPEDGNREIKGIHYPHEVKTAMDWMAYTFMKENKFELVCFKIGYGKNGKTTEDSLLKALHGGKSEKGSFVGGSVTGFSLRQIIENRFATYRMKGKALNIDAETDGRAIDMTELKRLASRDTIHEVEGKGTNFESVILNTKFQMNFNKDPIIINQSDGDIRRLLMLSYPHQFEGKSDDTDILQKLLTEEELSNIFAWVIAPALRRLNTAKSLYMKYNKIEDRRTRYELVTNPMKAATDAIFLSSSTSEDYVTKAEAYDAYKKFCAKNNLAVQSKKLFGTYLHKEMMVQDGYRGPKGKQDEVWLGLRVNPAYTVDLKQAQFTPAAA; encoded by the coding sequence ATGAGTTCTAACATCGCTGAAGAAGCAGCAAGGTATGTGAGTATGGGGATAAACCTAGTCCCTCTTGCGGCTAGAAGCAAGATCCCTGAGGCTGGTATTGACCTAGACAAATACTTCAATGAACTATTCCCGGCAGACAGACTCCAAGAGATGATAGCCAAAGGTTGCAACATCGCTGTGATATGTGGTAAGATCTCTTTGGTTATTGTCATAGATATTGATGGGGAACCTGCTACACAGATGTGGGCGGATACAATCTCTAAAGTCCCTACATTGAAAGAAAAGCTGGAAGCCAAGGATACACAGCTAGTGAAGACAAGTGGAGGCTATCACATCTACCTAAGATTCAATCTCTCCGAGTTTGAAGATGGTATAGGCAGAATCAAACTCTGGAAAGGAACTGGAGCACATGAAGAGATAGTCATTAGAGGAAATGGCTCCTATGTTGTAGGTGCAGGGAGCATACACCCTGACACCGGTAAGGTCTACGAGCGCAGAGGCCAGACAATACCAACCATCACTAAAGCCGAGTATGAACAATTACTTAATGCTTTCAATATAGCCTCAAAAAGCTCCACTGCCTCAAGACAGCAAACAGCCGGAGTAACTAAGGTAAGCCCTCTACACATAGCAGCTCTTGCAGATTGTGCCAAGTCTATTTACTCAGAAGGAAGCAGAAATGATGTAGGGCTTCGCCTCATCGGAGACCTCAGGCATAAGGGCTTCCCTGAAGATGCCGTGAAAGAGTTTGTCATAAAACTGCACGGTGACGATAGGGACAAGATTGTGAAAGCAGTGGATGCAACATTCCGCAAAGACATCGCACAGATTAACAGTAGGGCAGAGTTGGAGAGAGAACTCTTGGCGAACCATGACTACAAAACAGTGCAGAGGTTCTTCAAGCAATGGGATAAGCTGATCAAGGAAGCACTTGCTGCAAGCAGGAAAGTGCAAGATTGGGAAGACAGTGAGGAGAGGATAGTTGCCTTAACTGAGGATGTAAAGAGTAAGTTCATCGTAAAGGCTACAGGTCAGGACAGAAGGCTCTGCATTTACAACGATGGAGTGTATGAGGAAAAAGATGCTGAGCAGGCGATAGAAAGGTATCTTGAAGAGATCAGCCCCGGTATCAACAACCACGATGTGAACGAAGTCCTGAACAAACTGCGCAGGCGGGAGTATGTGAATGAGGTTGAATTTGACAACAATCCGTACATGATAAACTTCAGGAATGTGTGGTACAACTGGCTTGAGGACAAGACATACCCGCACAGTCCAGACCTGCTTTCCATGCATCAACTGCCCTACCCATATCCAGAGGTCAAACAAGTGCCAAAGAACTTCTACAGATTCATGGCAGGAGTCAGATATCCTGAAGACGGAAACAGAGAGATCAAGGGTATCCACTATCCACACGAAGTCAAGACGGCAATGGACTGGATGGCCTACACCTTCATGAAGGAAAACAAGTTCGAGCTTGTATGCTTCAAGATAGGATACGGCAAGAATGGCAAAACTACTGAAGATAGTTTATTAAAAGCACTGCATGGAGGCAAAAGTGAGAAGGGAAGTTTTGTTGGAGGATCAGTAACAGGCTTCTCGCTCAGGCAAATCATCGAAAATCGGTTTGCGACATACAGAATGAAGGGCAAGGCCCTCAATATTGATGCAGAGACAGACGGTAGGGCAATAGACATGACGGAGCTGAAGAGACTTGCGTCCAGAGATACGATTCATGAGGTAGAAGGGAAGGGAACCAACTTTGAGAGCGTGATCCTGAATACAAAGTTCCAGATGAACTTCAACAAGGACCCAATCATCATCAACCAGTCGGACGGTGACATTCGCAGGTTGCTCATGCTAAGTTATCCGCACCAGTTTGAGGGCAAGAGTGATGACACAGACATCCTGCAAAAACTTCTGACAGAGGAGGAACTCTCTAACATCTTTGCGTGGGTCATTGCTCCGGCACTACGGAGACTCAATACGGCCAAATCGCTGTATATGAAGTACAACAAGATTGAGGACAGGAGAACAAGATACGAACTTGTCACGAACCCCATGAAGGCTGCGACAGACGCAATATTCCTGAGTAGTTCAACGTCTGAAGACTATGTAACAAAGGCGGAGGCATACGACGCATACAAGAAGTTCTGTGCGAAGAACAACCTTGCCGTGCAATCAAAGAAACTATTCGGGACCTATTTGCACAAGGAGATGATGGTTCAGGATGGGTATAGGGGTCCGAAGGGTAAACAAGATGAAGTATGGTTGGGACTGAGGGTGAACCCTGCATATACTGTTGACTTGAAGCAAGCACAATTCACACCAGCGGCGGCCTAA
- a CDS encoding AbrB/MazE/SpoVT family DNA-binding domain-containing protein, whose protein sequence is MITSKVQTANQVSGSIRVTIPYEIAKALKLEVGDVLAWDLDGKKATVRKLE, encoded by the coding sequence ATGATAACTTCCAAGGTCCAGACGGCAAACCAAGTTTCAGGTTCTATCAGGGTAACAATTCCCTACGAAATAGCCAAAGCTTTAAAGCTGGAGGTTGGGGACGTTTTGGCTTGGGATTTGGATGGAAAGAAGGCGACTGTGCGGAAGTTAGAATAA
- a CDS encoding DUF2080 family transposase-associated protein has product MSELEITQQRLFLNEAKARHRDLITWQERNEFFIKNHPDLPGWVRSRGYKHIISEIEKHYRYDLIRYLFKEGRTITRTKQHADKSTPKEIVATATAIGGGAHVYVPKQWMGKRLKIIVEEAANE; this is encoded by the coding sequence ATGAGCGAACTAGAGATTACTCAGCAAAGACTGTTCCTTAATGAAGCCAAGGCCAGACATAGGGATCTCATTACTTGGCAGGAGCGCAACGAGTTTTTCATCAAGAACCATCCAGATTTGCCGGGATGGGTACGTTCAAGAGGTTACAAACACATCATCAGCGAAATTGAGAAACACTACCGCTATGACTTGATCAGATATTTGTTCAAGGAAGGGCGAACGATAACACGGACAAAACAACATGCAGACAAGTCAACGCCAAAAGAGATTGTTGCAACTGCCACGGCCATTGGCGGAGGAGCCCATGTTTACGTACCCAAACAGTGGATGGGAAAGAGGTTAAAGATAATCGTGGAGGAGGCTGCGAATGAATAA
- a CDS encoding tyrosine-type recombinase/integrase, which translates to MILSLTEYIADVQKDGASAHTIEAYKRALERTGVNQVDTERLPELYKVLLTKLEAGVSYVYIKHVMAMLFAYFKIHTDESPFKGKSYHDLYKAIQRLEKPREEYADDEIKKLFRAAAKINDGRNTWRAAALCYYSGLRISGCKGIRWDSVKPVDGTNCVTFRVWSKNKEYSGILSNEVFEAIKRFTDPSNKNNQTPYIVNDHSSKSSPFDKLYRTRLTRALSTECPEIISKVEELEDGKKILHRKSPFHSLRKSFAHKLESAGIDVQDLRYLMNHTPVGVTFSHYIFTEKGKQPIDLVKRMALAYQKCEPLMTPDLLFGEAPKRAVDQWNKEGQA; encoded by the coding sequence ATGATACTCAGTCTCACCGAGTATATCGCGGATGTACAGAAGGATGGAGCAAGCGCCCACACAATAGAGGCTTACAAACGAGCATTAGAGAGAACGGGGGTAAATCAGGTAGATACCGAGAGGCTACCTGAGTTGTATAAGGTACTTCTCACAAAGCTAGAGGCTGGAGTTTCTTACGTTTACATAAAGCACGTTATGGCCATGCTGTTTGCCTACTTTAAAATTCATACCGATGAATCCCCATTTAAGGGGAAAAGCTACCATGACCTCTACAAGGCAATCCAAAGATTGGAAAAGCCTAGGGAAGAATACGCCGATGATGAGATCAAAAAGCTGTTCCGAGCTGCCGCTAAGATAAACGATGGACGCAACACTTGGCGTGCTGCGGCACTCTGCTATTACTCAGGACTCCGCATATCTGGCTGCAAGGGAATCAGATGGGATAGTGTAAAGCCTGTGGATGGAACTAATTGTGTGACCTTTAGAGTATGGAGCAAGAACAAAGAGTATTCGGGTATCTTGAGTAACGAAGTCTTTGAGGCTATCAAACGTTTCACTGATCCTTCAAACAAAAACAACCAAACTCCCTACATCGTTAATGATCATAGCAGCAAATCAAGTCCATTCGACAAGCTATATCGGACTAGACTTACTAGAGCCTTGAGCACAGAATGCCCTGAAATTATTTCCAAAGTGGAAGAGTTAGAAGATGGTAAGAAGATCCTTCACAGAAAGAGTCCATTTCATAGTCTACGAAAATCATTTGCACATAAGCTAGAATCAGCCGGCATTGATGTTCAGGACTTGCGATACCTGATGAATCACACGCCGGTGGGTGTAACGTTTAGCCATTACATCTTTACGGAAAAGGGCAAACAGCCGATTGATCTTGTAAAGAGAATGGCACTTGCATACCAAAAGTGCGAGCCATTGATGACGCCTGATCTGTTGTTTGGTGAGGCTCCGAAGAGGGCTGTTGACCAGTGGAATAAGGAGGGACAGGCATGA
- the ilvD gene encoding dihydroxy-acid dehydratase produces the protein MELPSRKVVEGAARAPHRAMYKAMGLTDEDLNRPIVGVSSTCNEATPCNIHLGQLAQSAKRGVSEAGCTPREFTAIAVSDAIAMGHEGMKASLVSREIIADSIEVMVRAHGYDGVVGISGCDKSLPGTLMGMARLNLPSVFVYGGTIMPGEWNGKQVTVQDVYEGVGAYDAGKMTLQELISLENVACPTAGSCAGMYTANTMASISEALGMSLPGSASPPAESDRRHEICYNTGKAVMNLIDSNIRPRDILTYEAFENAIMMANAIGGSTNAVLHLLAIARETGVKLVLSDFEKIRKKTPHIADMRPGGMYVMLDLDKIGGVPVIMNALLKKGLLNGNVMTVTGKTMKENLASMTFDLSQGKEKVVRRLEEPISSEGTLKILKGTLAPDGAVVKVAGVKSKKFVGRARVFDSEEKAFDAVSQRKIVEGDVVVIRYEGPKGGPGMREMLATTAAIVGQGLGEKVAMVTDGRFSGATRGFMIGHVAPEAMVGGPIALVKEGDQIAIDTATSKIDLVVSKAELARRAKKWKPIKPHYRSGALAKYASLVQSASEGAITVPKL, from the coding sequence ATGGAGCTTCCAAGCAGAAAAGTTGTCGAAGGAGCAGCAAGGGCGCCGCACCGTGCAATGTACAAGGCAATGGGTCTTACCGACGAGGACCTGAACAGGCCCATAGTTGGCGTCTCTTCCACGTGCAACGAGGCAACTCCCTGCAACATCCACCTTGGGCAGCTTGCGCAGAGCGCCAAAAGAGGCGTAAGCGAAGCAGGCTGCACGCCACGCGAGTTTACGGCCATAGCGGTTTCTGACGCAATTGCGATGGGTCACGAAGGCATGAAGGCCTCGCTTGTCAGCAGGGAGATAATCGCCGATTCAATAGAAGTGATGGTCAGGGCGCACGGCTACGACGGCGTCGTGGGCATCTCTGGCTGCGACAAGAGTTTGCCGGGAACGCTCATGGGCATGGCGCGCCTGAACCTGCCATCCGTATTTGTGTACGGGGGCACCATCATGCCCGGCGAGTGGAACGGCAAGCAGGTTACCGTACAGGACGTATACGAAGGCGTCGGCGCATACGACGCCGGCAAGATGACCCTTCAGGAGCTCATCAGTCTCGAAAACGTTGCCTGCCCCACGGCAGGGTCGTGTGCGGGCATGTACACGGCAAACACGATGGCGTCGATAAGCGAGGCGCTTGGCATGTCGCTCCCTGGGAGCGCGTCGCCGCCCGCCGAAAGCGACAGGCGCCACGAGATATGCTACAACACCGGCAAGGCCGTGATGAACCTTATAGACAGCAACATCCGCCCACGCGACATACTCACCTACGAGGCATTTGAAAATGCGATAATGATGGCAAACGCCATCGGAGGCTCTACAAACGCGGTCCTGCATCTGCTTGCAATAGCCCGGGAGACAGGGGTAAAGCTTGTCCTTAGCGACTTTGAAAAAATCCGCAAAAAGACGCCCCACATTGCAGACATGAGGCCGGGAGGCATGTACGTCATGCTGGACCTCGACAAGATTGGAGGCGTTCCTGTCATCATGAACGCGCTCTTGAAGAAAGGCCTCCTCAACGGCAACGTCATGACGGTGACCGGCAAGACCATGAAGGAAAACCTCGCGTCGATGACGTTTGACCTGAGCCAGGGCAAGGAAAAGGTGGTAAGGCGCCTTGAAGAGCCAATAAGCAGCGAGGGCACGTTAAAGATATTGAAGGGCACGCTTGCGCCGGACGGCGCTGTGGTCAAGGTCGCAGGAGTAAAGAGCAAGAAGTTTGTCGGCAGGGCACGCGTCTTTGACAGCGAGGAAAAGGCCTTTGACGCAGTGTCGCAGCGCAAAATAGTCGAAGGCGACGTGGTGGTAATCCGCTACGAGGGTCCAAAGGGAGGCCCCGGCATGCGCGAGATGCTTGCAACCACAGCCGCAATAGTCGGCCAGGGGCTTGGCGAAAAGGTGGCGATGGTAACCGACGGCAGGTTCTCCGGCGCAACCCGTGGATTCATGATAGGCCACGTGGCGCCAGAGGCGATGGTCGGAGGCCCAATAGCGCTTGTCAAGGAGGGCGACCAAATAGCCATCGACACTGCTACAAGCAAGATAGACCTGGTAGTGTCAAAGGCAGAGCTTGCAAGGCGGGCAAAGAAATGGAAGCCCATCAAGCCCCACTACAGGTCCGGAGCGCTTGCAAAATACGCATCGCTGGTCCAGTCGGCATCGGAAGGCGCAATCACCGTCCCGAAACTTTAA
- a CDS encoding anthranilate synthase component I family protein — protein MVAFGRLDLGGKIRIEPLAATEDQFTLFKKLYSSSDRAFILESLIGPKELAEMSVIGFDPEVTVTCDSETFTVERRGRIKKQKVREPLSQLRQLVPEVKDGTFRYIGGAVGYISYDAIRFWESLPVDKRKGKNTFPMMEFGIYTDGILYNHMENRAYYFYLGKSRLKEIECLLSKPPAKSPPFTHTAPRRNMTKEHFAGMVRKAKKYVYDGDTFQVVLAKNIKFGVSGDMLRFYEALREVNPSPYMYFMKMGKRCIIGSSPEMLVRVTKGHVETFPIAGTRPIVEDEKKNEEMRQDLLKDEKELAEHTMLVDLARNDIGRVCRYGTVKVDELMTVKRFSHVQHIVSHVAGNLQESYDSYDALRAVFPAGTVSGAPKVRAMEIINELEPDLRGPYAGALGYFSFNGSCDFAITIRSLFVDGNKAYIQSGAGIVMDSDPEKEWDETEHKANALLSALRKAAKN, from the coding sequence GTGGTAGCTTTTGGCCGTCTCGACTTGGGCGGCAAGATAAGGATCGAGCCCCTAGCCGCGACTGAAGACCAGTTTACGCTATTCAAGAAACTCTATTCTTCCTCTGACCGCGCATTTATTCTAGAGTCGCTGATAGGCCCAAAGGAGCTTGCCGAGATGTCAGTCATCGGCTTTGACCCCGAAGTCACAGTCACCTGCGACTCTGAAACATTTACAGTTGAAAGGCGCGGTAGGATAAAAAAGCAAAAAGTAAGAGAGCCCCTGTCGCAGCTGCGCCAGCTGGTGCCGGAGGTAAAGGACGGCACTTTTCGATACATTGGAGGCGCGGTGGGGTACATCAGCTATGACGCGATAAGGTTCTGGGAAAGCCTGCCCGTGGACAAGCGCAAGGGCAAAAACACGTTTCCCATGATGGAATTTGGGATTTACACGGACGGCATACTGTACAACCACATGGAAAACCGCGCCTACTACTTTTACCTAGGCAAGTCGCGCCTGAAAGAAATCGAGTGCCTGCTGTCAAAACCGCCCGCCAAGTCTCCTCCTTTTACACATACCGCGCCGCGCAGGAACATGACCAAGGAGCATTTCGCAGGCATGGTGAGAAAAGCCAAAAAGTACGTCTACGACGGCGACACGTTTCAGGTAGTGCTTGCCAAGAACATCAAGTTTGGCGTAAGTGGAGACATGCTGCGCTTTTACGAAGCGCTCAGAGAAGTCAACCCGTCGCCCTACATGTACTTTATGAAAATGGGCAAGCGCTGCATTATCGGCTCAAGCCCGGAAATGCTAGTCCGCGTCACAAAGGGCCACGTCGAGACGTTTCCAATCGCCGGCACGAGGCCTATAGTCGAGGACGAGAAAAAGAACGAGGAGATGCGCCAGGACCTTCTAAAGGACGAAAAAGAGCTTGCCGAGCACACCATGCTCGTGGACCTTGCAAGAAACGACATTGGCAGGGTATGCAGGTACGGCACGGTCAAGGTAGACGAGTTGATGACGGTCAAACGCTTTAGCCACGTGCAACACATTGTCTCGCACGTCGCAGGCAACCTGCAAGAGTCGTACGACTCGTACGACGCCCTGAGGGCGGTATTTCCCGCAGGGACAGTGTCGGGCGCTCCAAAGGTGCGCGCGATGGAGATAATCAACGAGCTAGAGCCGGACCTCCGGGGTCCCTATGCAGGCGCGCTAGGCTATTTCTCGTTCAACGGTTCGTGCGACTTTGCGATAACCATACGCTCGCTTTTTGTCGACGGAAACAAGGCTTACATCCAGTCGGGCGCCGGCATCGTCATGGATTCGGACCCTGAAAAAGAATGGGACGAAACTGAGCACAAGGCAAACGCCCTTCTTTCTGCGCTTCGCAAGGCCGCAAAAAACTGA
- a CDS encoding threonine synthase, giving the protein MAEHAIKKCINPDCGKSYGIDNDIYRCTCGSLLDIKYSKRPSRDLIERFYQRRNHGGNIYNESGVWRFRDLVNFAGIDTEDFNECARVLVSLDGSEGRLSKPYNMSKAADYADMSHDSFFLQPEGYNPSGSFKDNGMSTAVTHAKMLKVKKIICASTGNTSASAAMYAANEDIQCDVYIPKGEIAPGKLGQAFQFGAQVIQVQGNFDDALATSLKNAKETGGYTVNSVNPFRIEGQKTIVYRVMEHLNWNPPDWIVYPGGALGNTSSCGKALIELYEWGWIKKIPRIVVVNAEGANTLYELYNGMFEGKKLSWNDGRPDLGMVDRYYADLDKQGIRPKTHATAIQIGRPANIVKALRALHFTNGIVVQATDREMSDGMSIVGLNGFDCEMASGAVPAGVRKLRKEGTIKKDDVVVGILTGRQKDPSLAVEYHMNADNMFARPPTNH; this is encoded by the coding sequence ATGGCCGAGCACGCCATAAAGAAATGCATCAATCCGGACTGCGGCAAGTCGTATGGCATTGACAACGACATCTACAGGTGCACCTGCGGCTCGCTCCTTGATATCAAATACAGCAAAAGGCCAAGCCGCGATCTCATTGAAAGGTTTTACCAGAGGCGCAACCACGGAGGCAACATCTACAACGAGTCCGGCGTCTGGCGTTTTCGCGACCTGGTAAACTTTGCAGGTATCGACACCGAAGATTTTAACGAGTGCGCCCGCGTGCTGGTGTCGCTTGACGGCTCTGAAGGCAGGCTCTCAAAACCGTACAACATGAGCAAGGCGGCAGACTATGCCGACATGAGCCATGACAGCTTTTTCCTCCAGCCAGAAGGCTACAACCCTTCAGGTTCGTTCAAGGACAACGGCATGTCTACTGCCGTGACGCACGCCAAGATGCTCAAGGTAAAAAAGATAATCTGTGCCTCAACCGGCAACACGTCCGCGTCTGCGGCAATGTATGCGGCAAACGAGGATATCCAGTGCGACGTCTATATCCCAAAGGGAGAGATTGCGCCAGGCAAACTAGGCCAGGCTTTCCAGTTTGGCGCGCAGGTCATACAGGTGCAGGGCAACTTTGACGACGCGCTTGCAACTTCTCTCAAGAACGCCAAAGAAACAGGCGGCTACACTGTAAATTCTGTAAACCCGTTCAGGATAGAGGGCCAGAAGACCATAGTCTACAGGGTAATGGAGCATCTGAACTGGAACCCGCCAGACTGGATAGTTTATCCCGGTGGCGCGCTGGGCAATACTTCTAGCTGCGGAAAAGCATTAATCGAACTGTACGAATGGGGATGGATAAAAAAGATCCCAAGGATTGTGGTTGTAAACGCCGAGGGCGCAAATACGCTGTACGAGCTTTACAATGGCATGTTTGAGGGCAAAAAGCTGTCATGGAACGACGGCAGGCCGGATCTTGGCATGGTCGACAGGTATTACGCAGACCTAGACAAGCAGGGAATAAGGCCCAAGACGCACGCAACTGCAATCCAGATAGGAAGGCCAGCCAACATCGTCAAGGCATTAAGAGCCCTTCATTTCACCAACGGCATAGTCGTGCAGGCAACCGACAGGGAGATGAGCGACGGAATGTCAATAGTCGGCCTGAATGGTTTTGACTGCGAGATGGCTTCAGGCGCAGTACCGGCAGGCGTACGCAAGCTGCGAAAAGAAGGCACGATAAAGAAGGACGACGTGGTTGTTGGCATTCTCACGGGCAGGCAGAAAGACCCGTCGCTTGCAGTGGAATATCACATGAACGCAGACAACATGTTTGCAAGGCCACCTACAAACCACTAG
- a CDS encoding GNAT family N-acetyltransferase, which yields MLRNGFEQENDDDVCILQYGIRMACTGDLDALYALMEKYYDYDCHDFDRKKAKKAMRKLLGNRKLGTVLLVLDGSSKPIGYLVLAFGYSLEFGGRDAFIDEFFILQEYRGRKIGQAVLEHAHKVAKKAEVNALHLEVTRHNSAVIGFYRRNGFVDHDRYLMTKRTSP from the coding sequence ATGCTGCGAAACGGTTTTGAACAGGAGAATGATGATGACGTATGCATATTGCAGTACGGAATACGAATGGCGTGCACAGGCGACCTTGACGCGCTTTATGCGCTCATGGAAAAATATTATGATTACGACTGTCACGATTTTGACAGGAAAAAGGCCAAAAAAGCAATGCGCAAGCTGCTTGGCAATCGCAAGCTTGGCACAGTACTTCTTGTACTTGACGGCAGCAGCAAGCCCATAGGGTATCTCGTGCTTGCGTTTGGCTACAGCCTAGAGTTTGGTGGCCGCGACGCATTCATTGACGAGTTTTTCATCCTGCAAGAATACCGCGGAAGGAAAATAGGGCAGGCGGTCCTTGAACATGCGCACAAAGTGGCAAAAAAAGCAGAGGTTAACGCCCTGCATCTGGAAGTGACAAGGCACAACAGCGCAGTCATCGGGTTTTACAGGCGCAACGGCTTTGTGGACCATGACAGGTACCTTATGACAAAGCGTACCTCCCCCTAA
- a CDS encoding Snf7 family protein, translated as MSFGNKWVKPQGESVGHKLIEGIKPQTPLKPRIEEAQKKLQMQIQKLDAINSRINEKDQVIFKRVVLAMQSHDAQHARVLSGELSQIRKMGKMISSAKLALEQIQLRLNTITELGDVVVTLSPAMSVIKGLQGGLSGMMPEADQSFAQISDLLGNIMTDSGQIPSGEIGGYTAVNDDTARIMEEASAIVEMNMKNKFPDLPSTGSSQRSAAEASGY; from the coding sequence ATGTCATTTGGTAACAAATGGGTAAAACCACAAGGAGAAAGCGTAGGACACAAGCTGATTGAAGGAATCAAGCCGCAAACACCACTAAAGCCGAGGATAGAAGAAGCGCAAAAGAAATTGCAGATGCAGATACAAAAGCTGGACGCGATAAACTCGCGCATCAACGAGAAGGATCAGGTGATCTTCAAGCGCGTCGTCCTTGCCATGCAGAGCCACGATGCCCAGCACGCACGCGTGCTTTCCGGCGAGCTCTCGCAGATCCGCAAGATGGGCAAAATGATAAGCTCTGCAAAACTTGCACTGGAACAGATCCAGTTGAGGCTAAATACCATAACAGAACTTGGCGACGTCGTAGTGACGCTGAGCCCCGCAATGTCTGTGATAAAGGGACTCCAGGGCGGCCTTTCGGGCATGATGCCAGAGGCAGACCAGTCCTTTGCGCAGATTTCGGACCTGCTTGGCAACATCATGACCGACTCGGGACAGATCCCGTCAGGCGAGATAGGTGGATACACAGCAGTCAACGACGACACTGCGAGGATAATGGAGGAGGCAAGCGCAATCGTGGAGATGAACATGAAGAATAAGTTCCCCGATCTTCCTTCCACCGGCAGCTCGCAGAGGTCTGCTGCAGAAGCTTCAGGCTACTAA
- a CDS encoding aminotransferase class I/II-fold pyridoxal phosphate-dependent enzyme produces the protein MASKQSKTLFVDEKLDALEKDGLYRSLKTVSVNGPLATVNGRQVIHLCSNDYLGLSQDKRVVQAAASALRQVSQCSSRLIAGNDPAIMKLEGILAKHRRTESALVYPTGYAANLGAVTALADKNTTIFSDELNHASIIDACRLSGARIEVFKHNDIVHLEGLVSKAAGRKIVITEGVFSMDGDSACIGDICRIAEKHDALTMVDDAHGDFIFGPKFAGIPAKFGVKVDVHVSSMSKGLGCFGGYVATSARIRELLVNTSRQFIYTSALPDHLCAAAEAAVPVAKKGGLQKRLFENIKHFSTQLKKQGFTLGNSSSQIIPVMIGDEKKTVAFSNELLKEGVFAQAVRYPTVKKGSARLRVSLTAIHEKKHIDTAIIAFEKAGRKTGII, from the coding sequence TTGGCCTCAAAGCAAAGTAAGACTCTTTTTGTAGACGAAAAACTTGATGCGCTTGAAAAGGACGGCCTATACCGCTCGCTTAAAACAGTGAGCGTAAACGGGCCGCTTGCCACTGTTAATGGCAGGCAAGTTATCCATTTATGCTCAAATGACTACCTCGGCTTGTCGCAGGACAAGAGAGTCGTGCAGGCGGCGGCCAGTGCATTGAGGCAGGTATCGCAGTGCAGCTCGCGGTTAATCGCTGGAAATGACCCGGCCATCATGAAGCTGGAAGGAATACTTGCAAAGCACAGAAGAACAGAATCAGCACTTGTCTATCCTACGGGGTACGCGGCAAACCTTGGCGCGGTCACCGCGCTTGCCGACAAAAATACAACCATTTTCAGCGACGAGCTGAACCACGCAAGCATCATTGACGCCTGCCGGCTCTCCGGTGCCAGAATAGAGGTATTCAAGCACAACGACATTGTGCACCTGGAGGGCCTTGTCTCAAAGGCGGCAGGAAGAAAGATCGTGATAACAGAGGGCGTTTTCAGCATGGACGGCGACTCGGCCTGCATTGGGGATATTTGCAGGATTGCAGAAAAGCACGACGCGCTGACAATGGTTGACGACGCGCACGGCGATTTTATCTTTGGCCCGAAATTTGCAGGAATTCCCGCCAAGTTTGGCGTCAAGGTCGACGTACACGTCAGCAGCATGAGCAAGGGCCTCGGTTGCTTTGGCGGGTACGTGGCGACAAGCGCCAGAATACGCGAGCTCTTGGTCAACACCTCAAGGCAGTTCATCTACACCTCTGCGCTCCCAGATCACCTCTGCGCAGCTGCGGAGGCCGCGGTCCCTGTGGCAAAAAAAGGCGGCCTGCAGAAAAGGCTGTTTGAAAACATCAAGCATTTTTCCACGCAATTGAAAAAGCAGGGGTTTACCCTCGGCAACTCGTCAAGCCAGATAATCCCTGTCATGATAGGCGACGAGAAAAAGACAGTGGCATTCTCTAATGAACTCTTAAAAGAAGGCGTGTTTGCACAGGCTGTCCGTTATCCGACAGTGAAGAAAGGTTCAGCTCGCCTGCGCGTTTCGCTTACGGCGATACACGAAAAAAAGCACATTGATACAGCCATAATCGCTTTTGAAAAAGCGGGCAGAAAGACAGGCATAATCTAG